TGACATGTTGAAGTCTATATCCATCTGCAAAAATTGAATATGCTTTTTATTAGCATTTGACAAAAGAGAAGACGCATGCATAAACATGTTAAACTGGATGTTCAAAAGGAATGGTTGAGGACAGAACTTAATTACCTGTGCAATAATAGTAACATCAAGAGCAGAAGTCCCAAACGTAAGGACACTGCTATTGATAACTGATAGGTGGAGTTTCTCAACTTCAGccactgttttctccaaaactCCTTTGTTTTTCTTGCAGTGAATTCTTATGAGGACATGTTTGTCGCAGAATCTTGCTTCAAGTTCTGGCAACGTCTCATGAATAGGTCCTTTAGACACATCTGAGGAAGAGTTTTCACCACCCTCATCAACATAGACATGAGATTTCCTCACAATAACCACTGATTCCAtggttttcctttttgtttgttCCTCAAGTGTCTTAACTCTCTCTTGCAATTGTTTCAAGTACTTGATAGCATCTCCTAGAACAGAAGCTTTATCCATCTAAAGACAAACATGCTCCCATATATAAGTTACCGCAGACGCCAAGATTGGAAATCATGAAGTTATCAGGAATGGCAAAATAAAggattatctaaaataaattcgATACCTTTTTTAGCCCAGGAACTACAGCAGATAAAGCTATGAATCGTTGACTGAGCTTCTCCCGCCGCTTCCTTTCTGCTATAATGTGATCTTGACTTTGAGAAAGTCTAGTACCGTTCGCGCTAATCATCTTAGGTCCTTGGGAGGCCTTGAATGCATAGTTTTGGTTCCCAAAGGAATCTTGAGAAACTACCATGTCAGAAGGGAGATTGTTGATGCTCCTAGAACACACTGCCTCCTCTTTAGGCTTCATCAATCCCATTTGATTTGCGTGGTTGGGATTGACAAAGGAAAGAATGTTCGGAGAAAAAGCAGGTTGTGGGTTTGACAAATGATCAGTTCTCAGTTGTTTTGTTGGTCTGACACTATCCATGGAGGTTTTGAGGTTGAAGTTTTGGTGAGAGAAAGAGTGATGTATGTTCTCTCCAAATGCAGCAGCAAATGGTAGAAAGCTGGTATCATCAAGAGAGTTCATGAACCACTGGTTGGTGAAGCTTGAATCCTCCATTCCCTATAGGCCAACAGTATTTAAATCTCAGAAACTCCTGAATTACAAACAAAAAGCTTCCAAATTCCTATACCTGATAATTAAAGTTCAACAATCATCACAAGTGCTCTTACCAGTTCACATAAAGCTGTAATTGATGAAGTCTCCATGGAAGAAGCTCCTTTCTGATGATGGGAAGACAACAGGAGAAAATCAATACTGGTGTGGCGGGGCGGTCACCAAAACAGCTGAATTAATTCGATCTAATGAACTATACACAAATCCAAAACTATGCAAATCAACAAACATAAATCGCACTCACACAGGCAAATCAAAGAAGGAGAGGACAACAGTTtcgaataaaaatataatcgtTACAGCCTGTACTTGTAAGATACAAGCACTTAAGAACTATGATTATATAAGCATTATAAAACCCCGAAGGCTTTATCAGATAAAGATACATACGGAGACCAAAAAACCAGGAATTGGAACAAATGTACAGTCGCATGAACTGTCAGCCTTCGATAGTAAGTGCTCACCAAGCTTTCTATGTCAAACCTCCACTAAAGCAGGAGAGATCCTGCCCTCTTAATTCAACTTTTATAGCTTTTCCACCTCGTGTGTGATAAGCGATGTGAAAGGGCCTTGGGGTTTTGATCAATATAGGctggattaatttaataattcgATGGCTACATCATGGCAAATTGGAATATTTTTAACTCAGTGGGTCGTTTTTGCTGACAAACCAATTAACCTCTATgaaatcatttttgttgttttgcagACTTTATGAGATTGATTACCAACTAGCCGTTGAAATTTTCATTCAAGGTTTGCTAATTAGAAATTATAACAAGgattgtttgatattataataattattattttatttaaaaatataatcaaataatatattttttatttattaaaatttattcttaatatcaacacatcaaaataatcttaaaatatataaaaaatacattaatttaaaataaattaattttttttttcaaaaacactattaaaactaaaaatcaatgtCTCAATCAAACTAGCCAAGATAAaattgattgtattttttttaattttagaacaaAGCCAACattatttttgtgaatttcatttttatatatataattttttaaacgcaattaaacattaattatttagcttgattttttttagttagagTTATTGAAGAAGTGGACTTCCATTGCATTTAAAATATCAACAGTTTATTgtatggtttttaaaatatacttatAAATATGCAACCATATTAAATTCACGAAAAAAATGTGTAACTTtaataaaacctaaaaagaaaatagtctTAGAATATTTACTTGCGAAATGATCCAAGGAAGCGATCAGGCAAACAGTTAGAAACCCGTGTGAAGGAAACGTGCAAGTATTTGCTTAAAAATGTCATACATGGTAGGTTCAACTTGGAACTTTcctttgacttttttatttatttatttttaatccaatAAGAAAACGACACCTGTTGTTATGATGGGCTGGTACGGCCTGTGAAAAGCCGACCCATAAAGAGGTAGGCTCATGATTACGAGTGAGGACCCATAACGATGTTGCCAAAAAGTAATGAGAGTTTTTGACTGGTTAACAGCATGATTGTTCGCAGCCAAAACGCTGTCgggttaaattttaatttttttatatatatttttatatcatgttaatattaacaataaattttaaaaatttaaaaatattatttagctatattttaaataaaaaatattttaaaaaacctatggaaaaaacaaacaagctcTAGTGTATAAactaaagaattaattaagtgcaacatgagttaataaaataataattaaatgtgGATAAACTTGAAATGGATCTGCAAAGATCTCTAATTCCCAGCGGATCAATGGTTGAGTCCAGGCCTTAAAATGCTGGGAGCAAACATTGGCTATGGGGTTTCGATTTCTGCTTGCTATTGCCCACCTGTGAAAATCATTGAGAACCTTCACACGGCTTGCACATTGACAATGCGATCTCATTTGTCCTTTCTGCAagcattaattataattaattaatttatttatatttatatattgaagGAAGAGAAGGAGGGCACACAGTTGTTCTTGGgtataaacaaaacaaagaagtaGGCGGTGCTTGcttgttttgaaaaaagtgTCTTCAACACcggattattttagttttttttttttttttttcattaaactgCCAGT
This is a stretch of genomic DNA from Populus alba chromosome 11, ASM523922v2, whole genome shotgun sequence. It encodes these proteins:
- the LOC118051893 gene encoding transcription factor bHLH25, giving the protein METSSITALCELGMEDSSFTNQWFMNSLDDTSFLPFAAAFGENIHHSFSHQNFNLKTSMDSVRPTKQLRTDHLSNPQPAFSPNILSFVNPNHANQMGLMKPKEEAVCSRSINNLPSDMVVSQDSFGNQNYAFKASQGPKMISANGTRLSQSQDHIIAERKRREKLSQRFIALSAVVPGLKKMDKASVLGDAIKYLKQLQERVKTLEEQTKRKTMESVVIVRKSHVYVDEGGENSSSDVSKGPIHETLPELEARFCDKHVLIRIHCKKNKGVLEKTVAEVEKLHLSVINSSVLTFGTSALDVTIIAQMDIDFNMSVKDLVKTLRSAFQYFM